In a single window of the Ignavibacteria bacterium genome:
- a CDS encoding methyltransferase domain-containing protein has product MEKNEINPEEKSANNNSVKHHYDYLLSDIYSWMSGDFRVQVNQTREYFIKNNIKPSETHSAIDLGSGHGIQSAALIELGFNVTAVDQSEKLLAELKQNSSNKVKTINGDIAEFSYPGNIKPELIVCMGDTITHLPTADDVRKMIKNAAENLIINGKLVLSFRDLSNELKGVSRVIPVKSEPTRILTCFLEFGKEKVNVNDILHEFVDGRWEMKVSSYSKLKLSAGEISEMLKTAELDLIHSEKLKGMEFIIAQKLK; this is encoded by the coding sequence ATGGAGAAAAATGAAATAAATCCTGAAGAAAAATCTGCTAATAATAACAGCGTAAAACATCACTATGATTATTTACTTTCAGATATTTACAGCTGGATGTCAGGTGATTTCCGGGTACAGGTAAACCAAACCCGCGAATATTTCATCAAAAATAATATAAAACCCTCCGAAACTCACTCAGCTATAGATCTCGGTTCAGGCCACGGCATCCAGTCAGCCGCCTTAATAGAACTTGGATTTAATGTAACTGCCGTAGACCAAAGTGAAAAACTGCTGGCTGAGCTGAAACAAAATTCATCAAATAAAGTAAAAACAATAAACGGGGATATTGCAGAATTCAGCTATCCCGGTAATATTAAGCCTGAATTGATAGTGTGCATGGGTGATACCATCACTCACCTTCCTACTGCGGATGATGTGCGCAAAATGATAAAAAATGCTGCAGAAAACCTGATAATTAACGGAAAGCTGGTGTTATCATTCAGGGATCTATCAAATGAGTTAAAGGGAGTATCAAGGGTTATTCCCGTAAAAAGTGAACCCACGAGGATATTAACCTGTTTCCTGGAATTCGGGAAAGAAAAAGTAAATGTTAATGACATTCTGCATGAATTTGTTGATGGCAGGTGGGAAATGAAGGTAAGCTCATACAGCAAGCTGAAGCTTTCAGCCGGTGAAATATCAGAAATGCTAAAAACTGCGGAGTTAGATTTAATTCATTCAGAAAAGCTAAAAGGTATGGAATTCATTATAGCACAAAAATTAAAATAA
- a CDS encoding GNAT family N-acetyltransferase, with product MITLETERLKLIPLTLEQAEMFTHLDSRLEDSLGLERAERELTLQYRDAIRKYTLNWMKEDPDNYLFSTIWVIAEKQSNTICGDIGFKRKADSNGYIEIGYSTQPRFRVQGYITEAIGQMVEWAFTHPEVKAVIAETREDNIASIKALKKNGFYEFKHTKTPEPAHLASMMSDVKMLWHIRERD from the coding sequence ATGATCACACTTGAAACTGAAAGGCTGAAGCTTATCCCTTTGACGCTTGAACAGGCTGAAATGTTCACGCATTTAGACAGCCGGCTAGAAGATTCCTTAGGGCTGGAGCGGGCAGAGCGTGAGCTGACCCTGCAGTACCGTGATGCCATAAGAAAGTACACTTTGAACTGGATGAAAGAAGACCCTGATAATTATTTATTTTCAACCATATGGGTAATTGCAGAAAAACAAAGCAACACAATCTGCGGCGATATCGGGTTCAAAAGAAAAGCTGATAGTAACGGTTATATTGAAATAGGTTATTCAACCCAGCCGCGCTTCAGGGTACAGGGTTACATCACAGAGGCAATCGGGCAAATGGTTGAATGGGCATTCACCCACCCGGAAGTAAAAGCTGTAATTGCAGAAACCCGTGAAGATAATATAGCCTCAATTAAAGCGTTAAAGAAGAACGGGTTTTATGAGTTCAAACATACCAAAACGCCTGAGCCTGCGCATCTTGCATCTATGATGAGTGATGTAAAAATGCTTTGGCATATAAGGGAACGCGATTGA
- the plsY gene encoding glycerol-3-phosphate 1-O-acyltransferase PlsY — protein MLYLIIIIALSYLVGSFPTALVFGKLFKGVDIRQHGSKNMGSTNAFRVLGWKIGVLVQLVDIAKGFIATLLISKLFYGSLPFENRTPFQDITIVQLIAGISAIIGHVWTVFAGFKGGKGINTTAGMLLSLAPVDATIAIGMFIVVLMFSGYVSLGSIVAAYSFPSAMFIRENVFGVDIDGYHTLIYFSLAVCIFLTYNHRANIKRLLYGEENRFEKWWKVRWIQIDAPFKRKKKVKDL, from the coding sequence ATGTTATATTTAATTATAATAATTGCATTAAGTTATCTTGTGGGTTCTTTCCCCACAGCCCTTGTTTTCGGCAAACTTTTTAAAGGTGTTGATATCAGGCAGCATGGCAGCAAGAACATGGGCAGCACCAATGCTTTCCGTGTGCTTGGCTGGAAGATCGGCGTACTTGTTCAGCTGGTTGATATTGCCAAAGGATTCATAGCAACACTTTTGATATCCAAATTATTTTATGGAAGCCTTCCATTTGAAAACCGCACACCGTTCCAGGATATTACAATAGTACAATTAATTGCAGGTATTTCAGCCATCATTGGGCATGTGTGGACAGTCTTTGCGGGATTTAAAGGCGGCAAAGGTATTAATACAACTGCGGGGATGCTGCTTAGTCTTGCCCCGGTTGACGCGACAATTGCTATTGGAATGTTCATAGTGGTGCTTATGTTTTCAGGATATGTATCGCTTGGTTCAATAGTAGCCGCATATTCCTTCCCCAGCGCGATGTTTATAAGGGAAAATGTTTTCGGGGTTGATATTGACGGCTACCATACGCTTATTTACTTTAGCCTTGCCGTGTGCATATTTTTAACGTACAATCACAGGGCAAATATAAAGAGGCTGCTGTATGGTGAAGAGAACAGGTTTGAAAAATGGTGGAAGGTCCGCTGGATACAAATAGACGCGCCGTTTAAGCGAAAGAAAAAAGTAAAGGATTTATAA
- a CDS encoding PQQ-dependent sugar dehydrogenase — protein sequence MIKNIKLLLILLFFAAAQVYSQVNFVNAFPNLSFSLPLFLTHSGDGTNRIFVVQQRGLIRVFPNDSMTTNVQTFLDVTNLVSQSGNERGLLGLAFHPNYTSNRYFYIYYTRSSDGALRISRFTTQSGNPNKADSLSELNMLTILHPTYTNHNGGCLMFGGEGNLYIGTGDGGSGGDPNNNAQNVNSLLGKILRIDVNTPSGGNNYSIPPTNPFATGGGAPEIYATGMRNPWRFSRDAVTGTIYCGDVGQDAVEEVDTLAVGKNYGWRCYEGNQPYNTSGCQAIGTYTFPIATYPNSGSDISITGGYVYRGSRVPWLVGRYIYADYGSRKVWKLLLNGGTVSDNSIIGIAPQGVPSFGVDQNNELYIVGSSGTIFKLQDALIGINGNSNELPAGFSLEQNYPNPFNPATSINFNIGDNAFVNIAVYDMTGKEVSVLLNETKAAGRYSIEWNALNMPSGVYFYKMTINGSQSVEKKMVLVK from the coding sequence ATGATAAAAAATATTAAATTACTGCTTATCCTGTTGTTTTTCGCGGCGGCGCAGGTTTACTCTCAGGTAAACTTTGTGAATGCGTTCCCGAATCTTTCCTTTTCGCTTCCTTTGTTTTTAACTCATTCCGGTGATGGAACAAACCGCATATTTGTTGTTCAGCAGCGCGGACTTATCAGAGTTTTCCCGAATGATTCAATGACAACAAATGTGCAGACATTTTTGGATGTAACCAACTTAGTAAGCCAGTCCGGAAATGAAAGAGGCTTGCTCGGGTTAGCATTCCATCCCAATTATACATCAAACAGGTATTTTTATATTTACTATACCCGCTCAAGCGATGGAGCGTTAAGGATCTCAAGGTTCACAACCCAGTCAGGTAACCCGAATAAAGCTGATTCATTAAGCGAGCTTAACATGCTTACTATACTGCATCCCACATATACCAATCATAACGGCGGATGCCTGATGTTTGGCGGAGAAGGTAACCTTTACATCGGGACAGGTGACGGCGGCTCAGGCGGTGACCCGAACAATAATGCGCAGAATGTAAATTCACTATTAGGTAAAATATTAAGAATTGATGTTAACACTCCCAGCGGCGGAAACAATTACAGCATTCCGCCTACAAATCCGTTTGCAACAGGCGGCGGAGCGCCGGAAATTTATGCTACTGGTATGAGAAATCCATGGCGTTTTTCACGAGATGCAGTTACAGGCACAATTTACTGCGGTGATGTTGGCCAGGATGCCGTTGAAGAAGTGGATACTCTGGCAGTAGGTAAAAATTACGGGTGGAGATGTTATGAGGGCAATCAGCCTTATAATACCAGCGGCTGCCAGGCTATAGGTACTTATACTTTCCCGATAGCTACATATCCCAACTCGGGTTCTGATATATCCATTACCGGCGGTTACGTTTACCGCGGGTCCAGAGTTCCCTGGCTGGTAGGAAGATATATTTATGCAGATTACGGCAGCAGAAAAGTATGGAAATTATTGCTGAACGGCGGAACAGTAAGTGATAATTCAATAATAGGTATTGCTCCTCAGGGTGTTCCTTCTTTTGGTGTTGACCAGAATAATGAACTATATATTGTAGGTTCAAGCGGTACTATTTTTAAGCTGCAGGATGCTTTAATAGGCATAAACGGCAATTCAAATGAATTGCCTGCCGGATTTTCACTGGAACAGAACTACCCGAATCCGTTCAATCCCGCAACAAGCATTAACTTCAATATTGGTGATAATGCATTTGTTAATATCGCTGTATATGATATGACAGGAAAAGAAGTATCCGTGCTGCTTAATGAAACCAAAGCTGCAGGCAGGTATTCAATTGAATGGAATGCGCTTAATATGCCAAGCGGTGTTTATTTCTATAAGATGACAATTAATGGCAGCCAGTCTGTTGAAAAGAAAATGGTGCTGGTAAAATAA
- a CDS encoding Mrp/NBP35 family ATP-binding protein: MSLLPKVKYNVAVSSGKGGVGKSTVAVNLAAALIKEGYKTGIIDADIYGPSIPTMLGVTEEKPKLVKINEKNRLLPVVKYGLKMMSIGFLVDAAEAVVWRGPMAASALKQFMSDVEWDELDFLLYDMPPGTGDIQLTLTQSLPLTGAVIVTTPQEISLIDARKGAKMFEKVNVPVLGIIENMSYYSNKDGSKEYIFGEGGGKKLAEEMKLNFLGEIAVNTDVRIGGDEGKPIVLGKPDSAEAWQFTTIAKRLTDDIISKAKLQPKLPVIEI; this comes from the coding sequence GTGAGCTTATTACCAAAAGTTAAGTATAATGTAGCGGTATCTTCAGGCAAAGGGGGAGTTGGTAAATCAACAGTTGCAGTAAATCTTGCTGCCGCTTTGATAAAAGAAGGATATAAAACGGGAATTATTGATGCTGATATTTACGGACCTTCAATTCCTACAATGCTCGGTGTTACTGAAGAAAAACCGAAGCTGGTAAAAATAAATGAAAAGAACAGGCTTCTGCCGGTAGTAAAATACGGTCTTAAAATGATGTCAATCGGTTTTTTGGTTGATGCAGCAGAAGCAGTAGTTTGGCGCGGACCCATGGCAGCCAGTGCGTTAAAGCAGTTTATGAGCGATGTTGAGTGGGATGAACTGGATTTTCTGTTATATGATATGCCTCCGGGCACCGGTGATATTCAGCTTACTTTAACACAATCGCTGCCGCTTACAGGCGCGGTGATAGTTACTACTCCCCAGGAGATCAGCCTGATAGATGCCCGCAAAGGTGCAAAGATGTTTGAGAAAGTTAATGTTCCCGTGCTGGGAATCATTGAAAATATGAGTTATTATTCAAACAAGGATGGTTCCAAGGAATACATTTTTGGCGAAGGAGGCGGCAAAAAGCTTGCTGAAGAAATGAAGTTAAACTTCCTTGGAGAAATTGCTGTTAATACAGATGTAAGGATTGGCGGAGATGAAGGAAAGCCTATTGTACTGGGAAAACCTGATTCTGCAGAAGCATGGCAGTTCACAACAATAGCAAAACGCCTTACAGATGATATTATTTCCAAAGCGAAGCTGCAGCCTAAGCTGCCGGTTATAGAGATCTGA
- a CDS encoding GNAT family N-acetyltransferase, whose translation MNNDIPFSSRIKLLPLSRDEMFLYIKDDNELTDKLSLNPGKRVISRGLLNSFKDPILKYIDENPDYVLFAVIWLVIDSRLNRITGHFHFKGNPDKDGMTEIGYRIYDEFQNNGYATEALGLIIQWAFSDENVKIINAFTEINNFASQKVLEKCGFKIYNKSESEIEWRKMK comes from the coding sequence TTGAATAATGATATTCCCTTCAGCAGCAGGATCAAACTGCTTCCGCTAAGCAGAGATGAAATGTTTTTGTACATAAAAGATGATAATGAACTTACCGATAAGCTTAGTTTAAATCCCGGCAAACGGGTTATCTCCCGGGGTCTTTTGAATTCTTTCAAAGATCCGATTTTGAAATATATTGATGAAAACCCTGACTATGTACTTTTTGCGGTTATCTGGCTGGTTATTGATTCACGACTGAACAGGATAACCGGTCATTTTCATTTTAAAGGGAATCCTGATAAAGACGGAATGACAGAGATTGGGTACAGGATATATGATGAATTTCAAAATAATGGTTATGCAACAGAAGCTTTGGGTTTAATCATTCAATGGGCATTTTCTGATGAAAATGTTAAAATTATTAACGCCTTTACAGAAATTAATAATTTCGCATCTCAAAAAGTATTGGAAAAATGCGGATTCAAGATATATAATAAATCTGAAAGTGAGATCGAATGGAGAAAAATGAAATAA
- a CDS encoding Bax inhibitor-1/YccA family protein, with product MQDSYTGAQDSARTFILKVYMWMSLGLFITAGVSVAPFLILSETQFINLISEYIYVFYGLMIVEFLIVLGLSFLINKMPAILGLLAFLFYSFLNGVTLSPIFIIYTGASIFSTFLICSMMFGGTSILGFITKMDLTKFGGYLTMALIGLIVAMVVNLFLNSSMMSWIISFVGVVLFVGLTAYDTQKIKNMAGGIDAASEDGKKASIMGALTLYLDFINLFLFLLRLLGRRN from the coding sequence ATGCAGGATTCATATACCGGGGCACAGGATTCAGCCAGAACATTCATACTTAAGGTATATATGTGGATGTCTTTGGGTCTTTTTATTACAGCTGGTGTTTCAGTTGCACCATTTTTAATACTTTCTGAAACACAATTTATTAATCTTATATCGGAGTATATATATGTATTCTACGGATTAATGATAGTTGAATTCCTTATTGTACTCGGGCTTTCTTTCCTGATAAATAAAATGCCTGCGATTTTGGGACTACTTGCATTCCTGTTCTATTCGTTCTTAAACGGAGTAACACTTTCACCTATCTTTATAATTTATACGGGTGCATCAATATTTTCTACATTTTTGATCTGCTCAATGATGTTCGGCGGAACAAGTATTCTTGGGTTCATTACTAAAATGGATCTTACTAAGTTCGGCGGATATTTGACTATGGCTCTCATCGGACTCATAGTTGCCATGGTTGTTAACCTGTTCTTGAACAGCAGCATGATGAGCTGGATTATTTCATTCGTTGGTGTCGTACTTTTTGTGGGCTTAACGGCTTACGATACCCAGAAGATCAAAAATATGGCTGGCGGAATTGACGCAGCTTCCGAAGACGGTAAAAAAGCATCCATCATGGGTGCATTAACACTTTATCTTGACTTCATTAACCTGTTCCTCTTCCTGTTAAGGCTGCTGGGCAGAAGGAACTAA
- a CDS encoding PQQ-dependent sugar dehydrogenase: MPKIFHGIFLLFIHYCVFSQSYSIDTLITGLPKPVAFSFMDSDKLLITLKDSTVRVYNQNGSFIKTFWNFRDSLYFSGQESGVLGVCTDPGFNSNHYVYVYYTHLSPPSIRVIRFTENNNTGTSPVIILNILQAQSGIHYGGNMHFGADDKLYVSVGTGSNNNDAQLLNSPRGKILRINRDGTIPVNNPFYDDGNPLTGSDDRIWARGLRNTFDFCFSPFNDSLYSTENGSSVDELNFIRKGKNYGWPVCQGYCSPYIDSLKQPMFALNAYVPTGIIIYNGTQFPTLSGKVIFGSYSFQSLYTATLNSSLDSIEYITPWAATGRPVSVSQGTDGNIYVLNYGFTNEGTFIRVKPYITSIGNNNYIINFSLSQNYPNPFNPVTNIKYEIPVSSFVTVKIYNSLGVQISTIVNENKKQGSYDVNWDGTNFPSGVYFYELSAGEFTERKKMVLVK, from the coding sequence ATGCCAAAAATTTTTCACGGAATATTTCTTTTATTTATTCATTACTGTGTTTTTTCGCAGTCATATTCTATCGATACCCTGATCACAGGACTCCCAAAACCTGTTGCATTTTCCTTTATGGATTCAGATAAATTGTTAATAACTTTAAAAGACAGTACGGTAAGAGTATATAATCAAAACGGTTCCTTCATTAAAACCTTCTGGAATTTCAGAGATTCACTTTATTTTTCCGGCCAGGAAAGCGGAGTGCTGGGTGTCTGTACTGACCCCGGCTTTAACTCAAACCATTACGTATATGTTTATTATACACATCTCTCGCCGCCATCAATAAGGGTGATAAGGTTCACAGAAAATAATAATACCGGTACATCACCGGTAATAATACTCAATATTCTGCAGGCTCAATCGGGAATTCATTACGGGGGAAATATGCACTTTGGAGCTGATGATAAATTATATGTTTCTGTAGGTACCGGCAGCAATAACAATGATGCGCAGCTTTTGAACTCTCCGCGTGGTAAGATACTAAGAATAAACAGGGACGGTACTATACCTGTCAACAATCCGTTTTATGATGATGGTAATCCTTTGACCGGAAGTGATGACAGGATATGGGCTCGCGGCTTAAGAAATACCTTTGATTTTTGTTTCAGTCCTTTTAATGATTCTTTATATTCAACGGAAAACGGAAGCTCAGTAGATGAGCTGAATTTCATCAGAAAAGGGAAAAATTACGGCTGGCCTGTTTGCCAGGGGTATTGCTCACCTTACATTGATTCATTGAAACAGCCGATGTTCGCATTGAATGCTTACGTGCCTACAGGTATAATTATATATAATGGTACACAGTTCCCCACGCTTTCCGGTAAAGTGATATTCGGCAGCTATAGCTTTCAATCGTTATATACAGCCACTTTAAATTCTTCACTTGATTCTATTGAATACATAACTCCCTGGGCTGCTACAGGCAGGCCTGTTTCTGTTTCACAGGGGACGGACGGAAATATATATGTTCTTAATTATGGTTTTACAAATGAAGGCACTTTTATCAGGGTCAAGCCTTATATAACTTCAATTGGCAATAATAACTATATAATAAACTTTTCACTTTCACAAAACTATCCTAACCCGTTTAATCCTGTAACAAATATCAAGTATGAAATTCCTGTGAGTTCATTTGTTACAGTGAAGATTTATAATTCACTTGGAGTACAAATTAGTACCATTGTTAATGAAAACAAAAAGCAGGGCAGTTATGATGTTAATTGGGATGGCACCAATTTCCCAAGCGGTGTATATTTTTATGAGCTGAGTGC
- a CDS encoding NifU family protein yields the protein MLVTEKTAEIEAKINSVLERIRPYLQIDGGDVMLDKISDEGIVELKLLGACNTCPLRPMTLRAGIERALMHEIPEIKRIECFN from the coding sequence ATGTTAGTGACTGAAAAAACAGCGGAAATTGAAGCTAAAATAAATTCAGTGCTGGAGCGTATCAGACCTTACCTGCAGATCGATGGCGGTGATGTAATGCTTGATAAGATAAGTGATGAAGGAATTGTAGAATTAAAGCTTCTTGGTGCCTGCAATACCTGTCCGCTTAGACCCATGACACTAAGAGCGGGAATTGAACGTGCTTTAATGCATGAAATCCCGGAAATTAAAAGAATTGAGTGTTTTAACTAA
- a CDS encoding peptidylprolyl isomerase, whose product MLRKNSLFLSAAKYLLLLTILTCISAFSQKLNGDEKLILELKDTRTFGKDNQLLEMLRSSDNDKASLAAFALTNINDTSIIDILGEKLLDPSTDQFAAKMSAFALGQIYSPKSPVFLKKKLNEIIYEDNKTLLIIEIINSLGKTGNEEDLNILVKLNSENRLINSAIAMAIARFGMRKIKNDAGFRKLAELFEQSADSTLRRNVIFAFNRIGDKDALIAYNTELVISATSPDPIARMWAFSSLGKQQDTSSIEFLLEALAKDNDWRVKVSIINALGNYKIDMNSPLLDKTVNALVDLAVKDPSVHVSIVSWQALGKIFAGADTRNPFARKIQQEILFITAPGKAYDWQIKAEAIRTYAKIFKDEAKADMFAIFNATDNYDIKSAVVGSFGSFDDPMVYKELRENVSNDVMEYNEVNPNKDGSMIGSNDLAKMYRAFVSALTELDDKMDKENRNIIRLILSEFASSKDAPLTDICLSNLQDSIYLEYRAETSQIMTFDWQSFTLPKDKDVMLMYIEAWGNVKYDGAKDILTANLKSSDYDIAKASSDALQKITGEDKSEIITAPKYRTDFDWAFIEKLDQKKFATIKTNKGNIVIELNETFAPFTVQNFVKLSEKGYYNNTIFHRVVPNFVIQGGDTTGTGYGGPGYSIRSEFSPLPFDEYTVGMASSGKDTEGSQFFITHSPQPHLDGRYTMFGKVVDGFDVVDKIQLGDVIETITFSAGR is encoded by the coding sequence ATGTTAAGAAAAAATAGCCTGTTTCTGAGCGCAGCTAAGTATCTCCTTCTACTAACAATACTAACCTGTATTTCGGCATTTTCACAAAAGCTAAATGGTGACGAAAAATTAATACTCGAATTAAAAGACACCAGAACATTCGGGAAAGACAATCAACTTCTTGAAATGCTGAGATCTTCTGATAATGATAAGGCTTCCCTGGCTGCGTTTGCGCTTACAAACATCAACGATACCTCTATTATTGATATACTTGGTGAAAAACTCCTGGATCCCTCAACAGACCAGTTTGCAGCAAAAATGTCAGCTTTTGCATTGGGACAAATTTACAGCCCCAAATCTCCGGTTTTTCTTAAAAAGAAGTTAAATGAAATTATTTATGAGGATAACAAGACACTGTTAATTATAGAAATCATTAACAGTCTGGGTAAAACAGGAAATGAAGAAGATCTGAATATACTCGTAAAATTGAATTCAGAAAATCGGCTGATAAATTCAGCGATTGCAATGGCAATTGCAAGATTTGGAATGCGCAAAATAAAAAATGATGCGGGTTTTAGAAAACTTGCTGAGTTGTTTGAACAGTCTGCTGATTCCACTCTGCGAAGAAATGTAATTTTTGCATTCAACCGCATTGGCGATAAGGATGCATTGATAGCGTACAATACTGAACTTGTTATATCAGCAACCTCGCCTGACCCGATCGCAAGAATGTGGGCATTTTCATCACTGGGGAAACAACAGGATACATCCTCGATTGAATTTTTGCTCGAGGCACTCGCTAAAGATAACGACTGGCGGGTAAAGGTCAGCATAATAAATGCGCTTGGGAATTACAAAATTGATATGAACTCTCCCCTTCTTGATAAAACCGTTAACGCATTGGTTGATCTTGCTGTAAAAGATCCTTCGGTCCATGTATCAATAGTAAGCTGGCAGGCATTGGGTAAAATCTTTGCCGGAGCTGATACACGCAATCCCTTTGCACGAAAAATTCAGCAGGAAATATTATTTATTACAGCACCCGGCAAGGCGTATGACTGGCAGATAAAAGCCGAAGCTATCAGAACATACGCTAAGATTTTTAAGGATGAAGCTAAAGCTGATATGTTCGCGATATTCAACGCAACGGATAATTACGATATAAAATCAGCGGTAGTTGGTTCATTTGGCTCGTTTGATGATCCGATGGTATATAAAGAGCTGCGCGAAAATGTCAGCAATGATGTTATGGAGTATAATGAAGTTAACCCGAATAAAGACGGCTCTATGATAGGCTCTAATGACCTTGCTAAAATGTACCGCGCTTTTGTTAGCGCGCTTACAGAGCTGGATGATAAAATGGATAAGGAAAACCGAAATATTATACGTTTAATATTATCTGAATTCGCTTCATCAAAAGACGCTCCGTTAACCGATATTTGCTTATCAAACCTTCAGGATTCCATTTACCTTGAGTATCGTGCAGAAACCTCTCAGATAATGACATTTGACTGGCAATCATTTACACTGCCAAAAGATAAAGATGTAATGCTGATGTATATAGAAGCCTGGGGTAACGTGAAGTATGACGGCGCAAAGGATATTCTGACAGCAAACTTAAAAAGCAGCGACTACGATATTGCCAAAGCGTCAAGCGACGCTTTGCAGAAAATTACCGGAGAAGATAAATCCGAAATTATAACAGCCCCCAAATACCGAACTGATTTTGATTGGGCTTTCATAGAAAAGCTTGATCAAAAAAAATTCGCAACCATTAAAACAAATAAGGGTAATATTGTAATTGAGCTAAATGAAACTTTCGCACCTTTCACCGTGCAGAATTTTGTAAAGCTTTCAGAAAAAGGTTATTACAATAATACAATATTTCACCGAGTTGTGCCTAATTTTGTGATACAGGGCGGCGACACTACGGGAACAGGCTATGGGGGTCCGGGTTATTCAATACGCAGCGAATTCTCCCCCCTGCCCTTTGATGAGTACACGGTGGGAATGGCTTCAAGCGGCAAAGATACCGAAGGCAGCCAGTTCTTTATCACGCATTCACCGCAGCCGCATTTGGATGGCAGGTATACAATGTTCGGGAAAGTTGTGGATGGATTTGATGTTGTTGATAAGATCCAGTTAGGTGATGTTATAGAGACAATAACATTTTCAGCAGGCAGATGA
- a CDS encoding NAD(P)H-dependent glycerol-3-phosphate dehydrogenase encodes MLMNICILGSGGWGTALGIILHNNRHKVTLWEFDKEYAHTLSEFRENFYYLPKIKIPEKIAITSDIHSAIEGKELIVVATPTQYIRSVIEKIKDIDFKGRVILSVSKGIENHTLMTVSQIFQNVFNNIDKRNITVLSGPSHAEEAAKQIPTAVAAAGFDEKNTEIVQKAFSNKYFRVYKSSDVVGVELGGALKNVIAIAAGIADGAGFGDNTKAAIMTRGLREITRFGMRFGAQEHTFMGLSGIGDLIVTCMSKHSRNRFVGEEVGKGKKLKQVLAEMKMVAEGVATTESTHELAKKLGVELPIIEQVYKVLFQGKDPHHATEKLMTRNLKDEK; translated from the coding sequence TTGCTTATGAATATTTGCATACTCGGTTCAGGCGGTTGGGGTACTGCCCTTGGAATTATACTCCACAATAACAGGCATAAAGTGACTTTATGGGAGTTCGATAAAGAATATGCCCATACTTTAAGTGAATTCCGCGAAAATTTTTATTACCTTCCAAAGATAAAGATCCCCGAAAAAATTGCAATAACCAGTGATATCCACTCAGCTATTGAAGGTAAAGAATTAATAGTGGTAGCAACCCCTACACAATACATCCGCAGCGTAATTGAAAAAATAAAAGATATTGATTTTAAAGGAAGGGTGATACTAAGTGTATCCAAAGGCATTGAAAATCATACTTTAATGACCGTTTCACAGATCTTTCAGAATGTTTTTAACAATATAGATAAACGTAACATCACAGTACTATCCGGTCCTTCACATGCAGAAGAAGCCGCTAAACAGATACCTACTGCAGTAGCAGCAGCAGGCTTTGACGAAAAAAACACCGAAATAGTTCAGAAGGCATTTTCCAATAAATATTTCCGAGTTTACAAAAGCAGCGATGTTGTTGGAGTTGAGCTTGGCGGAGCTTTAAAGAACGTAATAGCAATAGCCGCAGGCATTGCCGATGGTGCCGGGTTCGGAGATAATACAAAAGCCGCAATAATGACAAGAGGTTTAAGGGAAATTACAAGGTTTGGCATGAGATTCGGCGCACAGGAACATACCTTCATGGGACTCTCAGGCATAGGCGATCTTATTGTAACATGCATGAGCAAACACTCACGCAACCGCTTTGTTGGCGAAGAAGTTGGCAAAGGTAAAAAGCTGAAGCAGGTTCTGGCAGAAATGAAAATGGTGGCAGAAGGAGTTGCTACTACAGAATCGACACACGAGCTCGCAAAAAAGCTGGGAGTAGAGCTTCCAATAATTGAACAGGTTTACAAAGTACTGTTCCAGGGTAAAGACCCGCATCATGCAACAGAAAAGCTTATGACCCGAAACCTGAAGGATGAAAAATAA